In one Parcubacteria group bacterium genomic region, the following are encoded:
- a CDS encoding DUF3105 domain-containing protein — MNELSPKEIYDQRKNEKMTDEKRTGQFKMFKKLFIWLIVALVIGGGVYWFAKRGQEKIAERKTYAVQIPDQGRAHINVGASHPAYNSNPPTSGSHYEEWKTKGVYKEQQPDEGLIHNLEHGYIWISYRPDASFEIIKQLENFYGFGKKIVVEPRKENDKLIAIAAWNWLDKFDPVSTSSLNDVELKRIGDFIDQYINQGPEPNAP, encoded by the coding sequence ATGAACGAATTATCGCCAAAGGAAATATACGATCAAAGGAAAAACGAAAAAATGACCGATGAAAAAAGAACAGGACAGTTTAAAATGTTCAAAAAGCTTTTCATTTGGTTGATTGTTGCTCTGGTTATCGGCGGGGGAGTTTACTGGTTTGCGAAAAGAGGCCAGGAAAAAATTGCTGAAAGAAAAACTTACGCAGTTCAAATTCCGGATCAAGGCAGGGCGCATATTAATGTCGGTGCGAGCCACCCTGCTTATAATTCCAATCCGCCGACTTCCGGGTCGCATTATGAAGAGTGGAAAACCAAGGGCGTATATAAGGAACAGCAGCCGGATGAAGGCTTGATTCATAATTTAGAACATGGCTATATCTGGATTTCTTATCGGCCAGATGCTTCCTTTGAAATAATCAAGCAGTTAGAAAATTTTTACGGTTTTGGTAAAAAAATCGTTGTTGAACCGCGAAAAGAAAATGACAAACTTATAGCTATTGCCGCCTGGAATTGGCTTGATAAATTTGACCCGGTTTCCACCAGTTCTTTAAATGACGTTGAACTGAAGCGCATCGGTGATTTTATCGATCAATATATAAATCAGGGTCCGGAACCGAATGCTCCCTAA